The following are from one region of the Pseudohongiella spirulinae genome:
- the gltA gene encoding citrate synthase, translating to MSENKARLSLANSQEVIELPVLKGTIGPDVVDVRRLVANGVFTYDPGFMSTASTESAITYIDGDAGVLLHRGYPIDQLAEHSDYLETCYLLLNGELPDAESKQQFIAEITQHTMVDAQIAKILDGFQRDAHPMAVMVSLAGALAALYHEGLDIDDAAQRKLAAIRLIAKMPTLAAMTYKHSIGQPYMSPLNSLNYAENFLHMMFGVPADKPNVSPVLAKAMDVIFLLHADHEQNASTSTVRLAGSTGANPYACIASGISALWGPAHGGANEAVLTMLNEIGDESRIEEFIARAKDKDDPFRLMGFGHRVYKNFDPRSRVMRKICDEVLADLGVENDPLFKIARRLEKIALEDEYFIERKLYPNVDFYSGIILKAIGIPTSMFTVIFALGRTPGWISHWNEMLSNPYKIGRPRQLYTGPVQRDYPA from the coding sequence ATGAGTGAAAACAAAGCCCGCTTGAGCCTGGCCAACAGCCAGGAAGTGATTGAGCTTCCCGTTCTGAAGGGCACGATAGGCCCGGACGTGGTTGATGTGCGTCGCCTGGTGGCAAACGGAGTGTTTACCTACGACCCGGGTTTTATGTCAACGGCTTCAACCGAATCGGCAATCACCTATATTGATGGTGATGCGGGTGTGCTGCTGCACCGCGGTTACCCGATTGACCAGCTGGCTGAACATTCGGATTACCTGGAAACCTGTTACCTGCTCTTGAATGGCGAACTACCTGACGCCGAGAGCAAGCAACAATTTATCGCCGAGATAACTCAGCACACCATGGTTGATGCTCAGATAGCTAAAATCCTGGACGGTTTCCAGCGTGATGCACACCCGATGGCAGTGATGGTCTCCCTGGCCGGAGCGTTGGCGGCGCTGTATCATGAGGGGCTTGATATTGATGACGCCGCACAGCGAAAGCTGGCAGCCATCAGGTTGATCGCCAAAATGCCCACCCTGGCCGCGATGACATACAAGCACTCGATTGGCCAGCCTTACATGTCCCCCCTCAACTCACTTAATTACGCTGAAAACTTCCTCCACATGATGTTTGGTGTGCCGGCCGACAAACCGAACGTCAGCCCGGTACTTGCTAAAGCCATGGATGTGATCTTCCTGTTGCATGCCGATCACGAGCAGAATGCCTCCACGTCTACAGTACGACTGGCTGGCTCTACCGGCGCCAATCCCTACGCCTGCATAGCCTCCGGCATTTCAGCGCTGTGGGGGCCGGCACACGGCGGCGCTAACGAAGCCGTTTTGACCATGTTGAATGAAATTGGCGACGAGTCGCGTATCGAGGAGTTTATAGCACGCGCCAAGGACAAGGATGATCCTTTCCGCCTGATGGGCTTTGGTCACCGTGTCTACAAAAACTTTGATCCGCGCTCACGAGTCATGCGCAAGATCTGTGATGAGGTGCTGGCTGATCTGGGCGTCGAAAACGATCCGCTGTTCAAGATTGCCCGCCGCCTGGAGAAGATCGCTCTGGAAGACGAGTACTTCATTGAGCGCAAGCTGTATCCGAATGTCGATTTCTATTCGGGTATCATTCTCAAGGCCATTGGTATTCCTACCAGCATGTTTACGGTGATCTTTGCTCTGGGTCGCACCCCGGGCTGGATTTCCCACTGGAACGAGATGCTGAGCAACCCCTACAAGATCGGTCGCCCGCGTCAGCTCTACACCGGTCCGGTGCAGCGCGACTACCCTGCTTGA
- the gltX gene encoding glutamate--tRNA ligase, giving the protein MTTASTPAVRTRIAPSPTGDPHVGTAYIALFNLCFARQHGGEFILRIEDTDQSRSTARSEQDILRALKWLGLNWAEGPDIGGPHGPYRQSQRSDIYRQHINELLDKGHAFRCFCTAERLAELRAEQIQNKQTAGYDGHCLHLSESELEQRLTEKQNFVIRMKVPQEGECVFEDRLRGEIRISWQQIDMQVLMKSDNLPTYHFANVVDDHLMGITHVIRGEEWINSTPKHLLLYQHFGWQAPQFCHMPLLRNPDKSKLSKRKNPTSINYYRDMGYLPEALTNYLGMMGWTMPDGREKFSLEEMQAVFNIDRVSLGGPVFDIAKLNWLNGKYMRENLDTESFAEQFAAWAFDAEKLAQIIPLVKERVERFSDVIPLAGFFLSGQLPVTAESFSHKQLSAGQCKELLQLMAWRLEELAEWNKQAIEQACQHLAAFNGIKIRDALFPLFVAITGKAVSVSVIDSIYIIGLDVSRARLRFAIEQLGGISKKEAKQLEKTFRDLLNFEQSEDISK; this is encoded by the coding sequence ATGACTACAGCATCGACTCCCGCAGTCAGAACCCGCATTGCCCCCTCACCAACAGGCGACCCTCATGTGGGTACGGCCTACATTGCATTGTTTAATCTCTGCTTTGCCCGCCAGCATGGTGGCGAATTTATTCTGCGTATTGAAGATACAGACCAAAGCCGGAGTACGGCTCGCTCAGAGCAGGATATTCTGCGCGCCCTGAAGTGGCTGGGTTTGAATTGGGCAGAGGGTCCTGATATTGGAGGCCCGCATGGGCCCTACCGGCAAAGTCAGCGCAGTGATATCTACCGCCAGCACATCAACGAATTGTTGGACAAAGGACATGCCTTCCGTTGTTTTTGTACGGCTGAGCGACTGGCCGAACTGCGCGCCGAACAAATACAGAACAAACAAACAGCGGGCTATGATGGCCACTGCCTGCATTTGAGTGAATCAGAGCTTGAACAGCGACTGACAGAGAAACAGAATTTTGTAATTCGCATGAAGGTGCCGCAAGAGGGTGAATGCGTTTTTGAGGACCGTCTGCGTGGCGAGATCAGGATTAGCTGGCAGCAAATTGATATGCAGGTGCTGATGAAATCAGATAATCTGCCAACGTATCATTTCGCCAACGTGGTCGACGATCATTTGATGGGCATCACGCATGTGATACGCGGCGAAGAATGGATCAACTCAACGCCTAAACATTTGCTGCTGTACCAACACTTCGGCTGGCAAGCACCGCAGTTTTGCCATATGCCATTGTTGCGCAACCCGGACAAAAGCAAACTCAGCAAACGCAAAAATCCCACCAGCATCAACTACTACCGCGATATGGGGTATTTGCCTGAAGCGCTGACAAACTATCTGGGTATGATGGGCTGGACGATGCCCGATGGACGCGAAAAATTCTCACTGGAAGAGATGCAGGCCGTGTTTAATATTGACCGGGTTTCTTTGGGCGGTCCCGTGTTTGATATCGCCAAGCTGAACTGGCTTAACGGCAAATATATGCGGGAAAACCTGGATACTGAGTCATTTGCAGAGCAATTTGCCGCATGGGCGTTTGACGCTGAAAAACTGGCGCAAATCATTCCTCTGGTTAAGGAGCGGGTAGAACGGTTCAGCGATGTTATCCCTCTGGCTGGTTTTTTCTTGAGTGGTCAGCTACCTGTGACAGCTGAAAGTTTTTCGCATAAACAATTGTCAGCCGGGCAATGCAAGGAGTTGCTGCAGCTAATGGCCTGGCGACTTGAGGAATTGGCGGAGTGGAACAAACAGGCAATTGAACAGGCCTGTCAGCACCTGGCTGCCTTTAACGGGATCAAGATACGTGATGCATTGTTTCCACTGTTTGTAGCCATCACAGGGAAGGCTGTCTCGGTATCCGTAATCGATTCAATCTATATTATAGGTCTTGATGTGAGCAGAGCCCGACTGCGTTTCGCTATCGAACAGCTCGGCGGCATATCCAAAAAGGAAGCTAAGCAGCTTGAGAAAACCTTCAGGGACTTGTTGAATTTCGAGCAAAGCGAAGATATCTCGAAATAA
- the sdhC gene encoding succinate dehydrogenase, cytochrome b556 subunit, with translation MKDNRPVNLDLSKFHFPLPAITSILHRISGVLIFAGTAVLLWMLAESLSSPQGYERVSGWLDTTAVKVVVWAILSGLLYHLIAGIRHLLMDAGIGETLEGGRRGAVLIVVFAVISIVLAGVWVW, from the coding sequence GTGAAAGACAACAGACCTGTAAATCTAGACCTGAGCAAATTTCATTTTCCTCTGCCTGCAATTACATCCATCCTGCATCGAATTTCCGGCGTACTCATCTTTGCCGGGACGGCTGTGCTGTTGTGGATGCTGGCTGAATCGCTGTCCTCACCACAAGGTTACGAGCGAGTGAGCGGCTGGCTGGACACAACGGCTGTCAAAGTAGTGGTCTGGGCAATATTGTCAGGGCTGCTATATCACCTGATTGCCGGTATTCGCCACCTGCTGATGGACGCTGGCATTGGTGAAACTCTTGAAGGCGGCCGGCGTGGCGCCGTGTTAATTGTTGTATTTGCGGTAATCAGCATCGTGCTGGCAGGAGTCTGGGTATGGTGA
- the hrpA gene encoding ATP-dependent RNA helicase HrpA: MQISYPPGLPVSEKRAEIATAIRENQVVVVAGETGSGKTTQLPKICLELGLGEKKLIGHTQPRRLAARSVASRIAEELNTTLGKGVGYQVRFSDTTSPDTRIKLMTDGILLAEIQQDKLLSKYDVIIVDEAHERSLNIDFLLGYLKQLLSKRSDLKLIITSATIDVDKFSEHFSAAPVISVSGRSYPVEIIYQDPAELEVESEDDRFHQSVIQALQTLKQHESKTRQPPGDVLVFLSGERDIRELALTLRQLQLPDTEIIPLYARLTQNEQQRIFMPHRGRRIILATNVAETSLTVPGIRYVIDSGLARISRYSVQSKVQRLPVEPISQASANQRAGRCGRVASGICVRLYSENDFLNRPPFTDPEIKRTNLSAVILQMLLLNLGEVESFPFIEPPERRAINDGFRVLEELGAIDANRILTPRGRQMARLPTDPRLACMLVESSRRHCLYDLLIIVSALSIQDPRDTPTDKKQAARQRHAQYADKESDFLSWIRLWHLVELERQALSSSQFRKYCSENYLSWLRLREWRETHRQLMLSCQQQGLKLSRPADEDLADYRPDYEATHRSMLPGALNQIGQRSQDGLYATPRGRKFSIFPSSVLARKQPRWVMSAELIETSRVFATQVARIEPNWVVDAAAHLLRREYFDAHWEKKRGEVVAYEKLSLFGLTLIERRRVSYSKIDPQISRQIFIYQGLLAGDIQLRAPFYAHNQQLLEKYRKQEEKERRPDIVVPDEVLAEFYEQRLPPGINSVATLERWSRKQKDPQHTSLHMREADILARDVDVNSQLAYPDLTNVLRNSLKISYQFQPGSERDGASIAVPLTLISQMSQQDLDWAVPGLLQERCVALVKSLPKSIRKQLVPAPEFVEQALKAADAADKPVLTALLAEQAWQQRRVRVPADAWDESTVPVYLRPTVCIIDANGKELARGHVLADLQSRFAGSAKSQKNPSHGIEQNGLKDWKNFELPEVLEVKEQGIRLLRYPALRDDSDSVAIVLCDTQSAASRLTERGLARLYMFRTAQQRELLANRLKNLQKSLGLKLLSQNTEWPAFALLTVYRLAFATGSVRPHDSQSFQRQLDVGKADLVATGDRLFRLLQDVYSYAFSVEHRLKSLQARFPDSIKDIRHQLELLIPDHFPDSAPSDWIWEYPRYLKALDQRLDKLPSQAEKDRQLSNMIASLQKDWQRAEQLKPGVLADFQWWLQELRVSSFAQQLGTKGPVSEKRLRKQLEKVG, from the coding sequence GTGCAGATCAGTTATCCGCCGGGACTGCCGGTATCAGAAAAGCGGGCGGAAATAGCCACCGCCATCAGAGAAAACCAGGTTGTGGTGGTGGCTGGCGAAACTGGCTCTGGAAAAACCACGCAATTGCCCAAGATCTGTCTGGAGCTTGGACTCGGTGAAAAAAAACTGATTGGTCACACGCAGCCCCGACGCCTGGCAGCACGATCAGTCGCCAGTCGTATTGCAGAAGAGCTGAATACCACGCTGGGCAAGGGCGTGGGTTATCAGGTGCGTTTCAGTGACACCACCAGCCCCGATACCCGTATCAAACTGATGACCGATGGAATTCTGCTGGCGGAGATTCAGCAGGATAAATTGCTGTCGAAATATGATGTGATAATAGTTGACGAGGCGCACGAGCGAAGTCTTAACATCGACTTTTTGCTCGGTTATCTCAAGCAATTGCTCTCCAAACGATCTGATCTGAAACTGATCATCACGTCAGCCACTATCGATGTTGACAAGTTCTCTGAACATTTTTCCGCTGCACCAGTCATTAGTGTGTCCGGGCGTAGTTATCCGGTTGAAATCATTTATCAGGATCCGGCCGAACTGGAAGTTGAGAGCGAGGATGATCGATTTCATCAAAGCGTCATTCAGGCGCTGCAAACACTTAAGCAACACGAAAGCAAAACCAGACAGCCTCCTGGTGATGTTCTGGTGTTTCTCAGTGGTGAACGGGATATTCGGGAGTTAGCGTTGACCCTGCGGCAATTGCAATTGCCGGATACAGAGATCATTCCGTTATATGCCAGACTGACCCAGAACGAGCAGCAACGAATTTTTATGCCTCACAGGGGGCGACGTATTATTCTGGCTACTAACGTCGCTGAAACCTCTTTGACAGTGCCTGGTATTCGTTACGTTATTGACAGTGGTCTGGCGCGAATCAGTCGCTACAGTGTGCAAAGCAAGGTTCAGCGCTTGCCAGTTGAACCGATTTCCCAGGCCAGTGCCAATCAACGAGCCGGACGCTGCGGGCGGGTCGCCAGTGGTATCTGCGTGCGTCTATACAGTGAGAACGACTTTCTCAATCGTCCGCCATTCACGGATCCGGAGATAAAGCGTACAAATCTCAGTGCCGTGATACTGCAGATGCTGTTGTTAAACCTTGGTGAGGTGGAATCCTTTCCTTTTATCGAGCCACCTGAGCGTCGCGCAATAAACGATGGCTTTCGTGTTCTAGAAGAGCTTGGAGCTATTGACGCTAACCGAATTCTGACACCACGTGGCCGACAGATGGCCAGGTTGCCAACAGATCCGAGACTGGCCTGTATGTTGGTGGAATCGTCCAGACGGCACTGCCTGTATGACCTTTTGATTATTGTCAGCGCCCTCAGCATACAGGATCCCCGTGATACGCCCACAGACAAAAAACAGGCGGCGCGCCAGCGTCATGCACAATATGCCGACAAAGAGTCAGATTTTCTGTCGTGGATCCGCCTCTGGCACCTGGTAGAACTGGAGCGGCAGGCGCTCAGCAGCAGTCAGTTCCGCAAGTATTGCTCAGAAAATTATCTGTCCTGGTTACGATTACGGGAATGGCGTGAGACACATCGGCAGTTGATGCTTTCGTGTCAGCAACAGGGACTTAAATTATCACGACCTGCAGATGAGGATCTTGCTGACTATCGACCAGATTATGAGGCGACTCATCGAAGTATGTTGCCCGGCGCCTTGAATCAGATAGGGCAACGATCTCAGGATGGTTTGTACGCCACACCACGCGGGCGCAAGTTTTCCATATTCCCTTCTTCCGTTCTGGCCAGAAAGCAGCCACGCTGGGTCATGAGTGCTGAATTGATTGAAACCAGCCGCGTATTTGCCACACAAGTGGCGCGTATCGAACCAAACTGGGTTGTCGATGCAGCTGCACATCTGTTACGCAGGGAGTATTTTGATGCGCATTGGGAAAAGAAACGGGGTGAAGTTGTTGCTTATGAAAAGCTGTCACTGTTTGGTCTGACCTTGATAGAAAGGCGTCGGGTGTCCTATTCTAAAATTGATCCGCAGATAAGCAGGCAGATTTTTATCTATCAGGGTCTGCTGGCGGGGGACATCCAGTTAAGAGCGCCTTTTTACGCCCACAATCAGCAATTGCTGGAAAAATATCGCAAACAGGAAGAGAAGGAGCGTCGTCCGGATATTGTTGTGCCTGACGAGGTGTTGGCAGAGTTCTACGAACAGCGCCTGCCACCCGGTATCAACTCCGTCGCAACTCTGGAACGCTGGAGTCGGAAACAAAAAGATCCACAGCATACTTCACTGCACATGCGTGAAGCGGATATCCTGGCCAGGGACGTTGATGTCAACAGCCAGCTTGCCTATCCTGATTTGACTAATGTGCTCAGGAACAGTCTGAAGATAAGCTACCAGTTTCAGCCAGGGAGCGAGCGCGACGGTGCCAGTATAGCTGTGCCGCTGACGCTGATATCGCAGATGAGTCAGCAGGATCTCGACTGGGCGGTACCCGGCTTGCTACAAGAGCGTTGCGTGGCTCTGGTGAAAAGTCTACCCAAATCCATTCGCAAGCAGTTGGTGCCTGCGCCAGAGTTCGTGGAACAAGCGCTAAAAGCAGCTGATGCAGCCGATAAACCGGTGTTAACGGCGCTTCTGGCAGAGCAAGCCTGGCAGCAGAGAAGAGTCCGCGTGCCTGCTGACGCGTGGGACGAGTCCACAGTGCCGGTTTATCTACGCCCGACCGTCTGCATTATTGACGCGAATGGCAAAGAGCTGGCCAGGGGGCATGTTCTTGCTGACCTGCAGAGCCGCTTTGCCGGAAGCGCCAAAAGCCAGAAAAATCCCAGTCATGGTATCGAACAAAACGGACTGAAAGACTGGAAGAATTTTGAATTACCTGAGGTGCTGGAAGTCAAAGAACAGGGCATAAGGTTGTTGCGATATCCGGCTTTGCGTGATGACAGCGACAGCGTGGCTATCGTTTTATGTGACACGCAGTCAGCGGCCAGCAGACTGACCGAGCGGGGTCTTGCACGCCTGTACATGTTCAGAACGGCTCAGCAGCGAGAACTTCTCGCCAATCGGCTGAAAAATCTGCAGAAGAGCCTCGGTCTCAAGCTGTTATCCCAAAACACCGAGTGGCCTGCATTTGCGCTGCTCACAGTGTACCGCCTGGCGTTTGCGACCGGCAGTGTGAGGCCACACGACTCACAGAGCTTTCAGCGGCAACTTGATGTCGGCAAGGCTGATCTGGTGGCTACCGGAGACCGACTTTTCCGCTTACTCCAGGATGTCTACAGTTATGCGTTTTCTGTCGAACATCGACTAAAATCACTTCAGGCCCGGTTTCCGGATTCAATCAAGGATATCCGACATCAGCTTGAGCTACTTATTCCGGATCACTTCCCGGACTCGGCCCCGTCTGACTGGATCTGGGAGTATCCACGCTACCTCAAAGCTCTTGATCAACGACTTGACAAGCTTCCGTCTCAAGCTGAAAAAGACCGGCAGCTCAGTAATATGATTGCCAGTTTGCAAAAAGACTGGCAGCGCGCCGAACAGCTCAAACCTGGTGTGCTGGCAGATTTCCAGTGGTGGTTGCAGGAATTAAGAGTCTCCAGCTTTGCTCAGCAGTTGGGCACGAAGGGGCCAGTATCAGAGAAGCGATTACGTAAACAATTGGAGAAGGTTGGCTGA
- a CDS encoding TerB family tellurite resistance protein yields the protein MTMLGTIRQFFESQLFSTEQESDQDRVCRLQLASAALMFELLKTDRHIDDRETHKLKEILTDRFQLPARQLQEIIELAEAESAAAVSLYEFTSLVNEHYDYDEKVQLIRHLWELAMADDDLDKYEEQMIRRTADLIYVSHSDFIKTKLAVRDARATEN from the coding sequence ATGACAATGTTAGGCACGATACGGCAGTTTTTTGAGAGCCAGCTTTTCAGCACTGAACAAGAATCAGACCAGGATCGGGTCTGTCGGTTGCAATTGGCCAGTGCTGCACTCATGTTTGAATTGTTGAAAACCGATCGTCACATCGACGACCGTGAAACGCACAAACTAAAGGAAATTCTCACGGACCGCTTCCAGTTGCCCGCCAGGCAGCTTCAGGAGATTATTGAACTTGCAGAAGCTGAGTCTGCCGCCGCGGTTTCCCTGTATGAATTCACCAGTCTGGTCAATGAGCACTACGACTATGATGAGAAGGTACAGTTGATTCGCCATCTTTGGGAATTGGCGATGGCGGATGATGACCTGGATAAATACGAAGAACAGATGATTCGCCGCACAGCGGATCTGATTTACGTCTCACACAGTGATTTTATTAAAACCAAATTAGCGGTCAGGGACGCCAGGGCAACAGAAAATTAA
- a CDS encoding MlaA family lipoprotein has translation MLISVLVMNSQLAVAAAEDDPLESINQKVHSFNVFMDRYFLLPVARGYTRYIPAPARQGVRNFFYNIGDVSVLANNLLQVKLEAAASDAGRIMVNTTVGVLGIFDVATPIGFNRNDEDFGQTLGYWGIGPGPYMVLPLFGPSTLRDSLGLLVDTATNPINHQDNIRVRNSAFALEQLDRRVAAMSVESLITGDPYIFTREAYLQQRQYLVNDGEVEETWDDDWDNWD, from the coding sequence ATGCTGATATCCGTTCTGGTCATGAACAGTCAGCTAGCAGTTGCGGCAGCGGAAGATGATCCGCTGGAATCCATTAACCAGAAAGTTCACAGCTTTAACGTATTTATGGATCGGTATTTTCTGTTGCCGGTTGCTCGTGGTTATACACGCTATATTCCGGCACCCGCGCGCCAGGGAGTCAGAAATTTTTTCTACAATATCGGTGATGTCAGCGTACTGGCAAATAACCTGTTGCAGGTAAAACTGGAAGCCGCAGCCAGTGATGCCGGGCGGATAATGGTGAATACTACAGTAGGCGTGCTTGGCATTTTTGATGTCGCCACACCCATTGGTTTTAACCGCAATGATGAAGATTTTGGACAGACGCTCGGATATTGGGGCATTGGTCCAGGTCCCTATATGGTCCTGCCCTTGTTTGGCCCCAGCACACTCCGAGACTCTTTGGGGCTTCTGGTTGATACGGCAACCAATCCGATCAATCACCAGGATAATATCAGAGTGCGCAACAGCGCTTTCGCGCTGGAGCAGCTTGATCGCCGTGTGGCGGCGATGTCCGTGGAGTCCTTGATTACCGGTGACCCCTACATATTTACCCGCGAAGCCTACCTGCAGCAGCGACAATATCTTGTGAATGACGGCGAAGTCGAAGAGACCTGGGACGATGACTGGGACAACTGGGATTAA
- the dusA gene encoding tRNA dihydrouridine(20/20a) synthase DusA, with product MLTLYPNRRFSVAPMLDWTDRHERYFLRLLSRHALLYTEMVTSGAIIHGDVARHLAFDPAEHPVALQLGGSEPPDMARAAEAGQQYGYDEININVGCPSDRVQSGRFGACLMAEPKRVADCIKAMREVSDLPITVKSRVGIDEHDSDEFLQQFIETVASAGCSTFVLHARIALLQGLSPKENRDIPPLQYERVYRMKRRYPELEIIINGGIRTLPECQEHLRHTDGVMLGREIYQNPYFLAHIDRALYDAQAPIPERTEILAAYLTYVRQQLSEGASLQHLTRHILGIYKGEPGGRLFRRHLSEHAHRKQATASVLEDAIALAEHARMKKQNEVNDNVRHDTAVF from the coding sequence ATGTTAACTCTATATCCCAATCGTCGCTTCTCTGTTGCCCCCATGCTGGACTGGACAGACAGGCATGAGCGTTATTTTTTGCGCCTGCTCAGCCGCCATGCCCTGTTATATACAGAAATGGTTACAAGCGGCGCGATTATACATGGTGATGTGGCACGACATCTGGCATTTGATCCAGCCGAGCATCCAGTCGCATTGCAGCTCGGTGGCAGTGAGCCTCCGGATATGGCACGTGCAGCGGAAGCCGGGCAGCAATACGGCTATGACGAAATCAATATCAATGTTGGCTGCCCAAGCGACCGGGTGCAATCGGGACGTTTTGGTGCATGTCTGATGGCTGAACCGAAACGGGTTGCTGACTGCATTAAAGCCATGCGTGAGGTCAGCGACTTGCCGATCACCGTTAAATCGCGGGTGGGCATAGACGAACATGATTCTGATGAATTCTTGCAGCAGTTTATCGAGACAGTTGCCAGTGCTGGCTGCTCGACTTTTGTATTGCATGCCCGCATCGCCTTGTTACAGGGGCTCAGTCCCAAAGAAAACAGGGATATCCCGCCGCTGCAGTATGAGCGCGTATATCGCATGAAACGCCGCTACCCAGAACTGGAAATCATCATCAACGGCGGCATTAGAACCCTGCCCGAGTGCCAGGAGCATTTGCGCCACACAGATGGCGTGATGCTTGGCAGAGAGATTTATCAAAACCCGTATTTCCTGGCGCATATTGATCGGGCGCTGTATGACGCTCAGGCACCAATACCTGAGCGTACGGAAATTCTTGCAGCCTATCTGACTTATGTGCGACAGCAGCTTTCTGAAGGCGCTTCACTACAGCATCTGACACGACATATTCTGGGAATTTACAAAGGCGAACCCGGCGGGAGGCTTTTCCGCCGGCATTTGAGCGAACATGCACATCGCAAACAGGCTACGGCCAGTGTGCTGGAGGACGCTATCGCACTGGCAGAGCATGCTCGCATGAAAAAACAAAATGAGGTAAATGACAATGTTAGGCACGATACGGCAGTTTTTTGA
- a CDS encoding AMP-binding protein: protein MFTAPALETTGDMSTSQFKTIADVFEYAFDHHADRPAFQCMGHQMTYADLNDASARLANWLIKHSGLKAGDRIAIQMPNILQFPVAVMAAARAGLVIVNTNPLYTAREMKHQFTDSGVRGIIILENFCHNLEKILADTDICCVITTQIGDMLPQPQRSVVNLAVKYIKRMVPAWKIARAHSWRDALAQPPAELSKIDSGTDVAIVLYTGGTTGLAKGAMLTHQNLISNMMQLRQVSKALIRDKEDTIVAPLPLYHTYAFMFHCMAGVYAGNLSVLIPNPRDIDDLIKTLAALPEINGFVGLNTLFLAMCRHRQINRVNFSDMRFTGSGGMALTISVAEEWLKVTGCQVYEGYGLTECSPVVSVNPHDKVKIGTVGPAVPGTEVMTVDEQGQDTGINEKGELWVRGPQVMKGYWQNDKATRESITEDGWFKTGDFAVIDEDGFIKIVDRKKDLIIISGFNVFPSEVEEVVNSHPGVAESAAIGIPNDKSGEVIKLFVVRRDNVLTLDELTSYCRENLTAYKVPKQIVFVDDLPKSNVGKILRRELREQELATLS from the coding sequence ATGTTTACAGCCCCAGCCCTTGAAACCACCGGAGATATGAGCACCAGTCAATTCAAGACAATTGCTGATGTATTTGAATACGCGTTTGACCATCACGCTGACAGGCCAGCCTTTCAATGCATGGGTCACCAAATGACTTACGCCGACCTCAACGACGCCAGTGCGCGACTGGCAAACTGGCTGATTAAGCATAGTGGATTAAAAGCGGGCGATCGTATTGCTATTCAAATGCCAAATATCCTGCAGTTTCCCGTCGCTGTGATGGCCGCTGCGCGAGCCGGGCTGGTCATTGTCAACACCAATCCGCTGTATACCGCACGAGAAATGAAACATCAGTTTACTGACTCCGGTGTACGGGGAATCATTATCCTGGAGAATTTCTGCCACAATCTGGAAAAAATTCTGGCCGACACTGATATCTGTTGTGTCATCACTACCCAGATCGGCGACATGCTGCCACAACCTCAACGAAGTGTGGTGAACCTGGCAGTCAAGTACATCAAACGCATGGTGCCAGCCTGGAAGATTGCCAGAGCACATTCCTGGCGCGATGCATTGGCGCAGCCCCCCGCTGAACTATCGAAAATTGACAGTGGAACTGATGTCGCTATTGTTCTTTATACCGGTGGTACCACAGGACTCGCAAAAGGTGCCATGTTGACTCATCAGAATTTGATCAGCAATATGATGCAACTTCGTCAAGTCAGCAAGGCGCTGATTCGTGATAAGGAGGATACGATCGTTGCGCCGCTGCCGCTGTACCATACCTATGCCTTTATGTTCCATTGCATGGCCGGGGTTTACGCAGGCAACTTGAGTGTTCTGATTCCAAATCCCAGAGATATTGATGATCTGATTAAAACATTGGCTGCGCTGCCGGAGATCAACGGTTTTGTGGGACTTAACACCCTTTTTCTGGCCATGTGCCGACATCGTCAAATCAATCGGGTTAATTTTTCTGATATGCGCTTTACCGGCTCCGGTGGCATGGCGCTTACCATCAGCGTAGCAGAAGAGTGGTTAAAAGTGACTGGCTGTCAGGTTTATGAGGGTTACGGACTGACAGAGTGCTCTCCGGTTGTCAGTGTGAATCCGCACGACAAGGTCAAAATCGGGACAGTAGGGCCTGCCGTGCCGGGTACCGAAGTCATGACAGTTGATGAGCAGGGCCAGGATACGGGAATCAATGAAAAAGGTGAACTCTGGGTTCGTGGTCCGCAAGTCATGAAGGGTTACTGGCAGAATGACAAGGCTACACGAGAGTCGATTACGGAAGATGGCTGGTTCAAAACCGGCGATTTTGCCGTCATCGATGAGGATGGTTTCATCAAGATAGTGGACCGGAAAAAAGACCTGATTATCATTTCGGGGTTTAATGTGTTTCCAAGCGAGGTAGAGGAAGTTGTCAACTCGCACCCCGGCGTTGCAGAGAGCGCGGCTATTGGCATTCCCAATGACAAGAGTGGCGAAGTCATAAAATTGTTTGTTGTGCGCAGGGACAATGTTCTGACGCTTGATGAATTGACTTCATATTGCAGAGAGAATCTGACAGCCTACAAGGTGCCCAAACAGATCGTGTTTGTGGACGATCTTCCAAAGTCGAATGTCGGCAAGATTCTGCGTCGCGAATTGCGCGAACAGGAACTGGCCACATTGTCATAA